The proteins below come from a single Fastidiosipila sanguinis genomic window:
- a CDS encoding HAD family hydrolase: MSKITAVFFDVDGTLLNSEHQMLESTKMVLRKLEEKGIPYAIASARGPASILPLFEQFDFRAPMVSFNGALVYDIDENVIKSTGMEKEEAAEVIDFIEDYSPKVLLNYYSYFNWMVKDAEHPRIIAEEGIAGEKAISLTVKESDFDEFHQIYCLGSPEDIDNLEKALVAKYPDLYIAKSSPVDVLINRRGISKARGMEILAENQGWDISSTVAFGDGFNDKEMLEHAKYSFAMGNAPEDLKQYAKAVTDTNDNDGIYKAMQSLGLFD, from the coding sequence ATGAGCAAAATAACAGCGGTGTTTTTTGATGTTGATGGAACCTTGTTAAACTCTGAGCATCAAATGTTAGAATCGACCAAAATGGTTTTGAGGAAGTTAGAAGAAAAGGGTATTCCCTATGCGATAGCATCAGCAAGAGGTCCAGCATCTATATTGCCACTTTTTGAACAATTTGATTTTAGAGCGCCAATGGTTTCTTTTAACGGAGCTCTAGTCTATGACATTGATGAGAATGTAATCAAGTCTACTGGAATGGAAAAGGAGGAGGCTGCGGAGGTAATTGATTTTATTGAAGATTATTCTCCAAAAGTATTACTGAATTACTATTCGTATTTTAATTGGATGGTTAAAGATGCTGAGCACCCAAGGATAATAGCAGAAGAAGGTATAGCTGGTGAAAAGGCTATTAGCCTAACAGTTAAAGAAAGTGACTTCGATGAATTTCATCAAATTTATTGCCTTGGAAGCCCAGAAGATATAGATAATCTTGAAAAGGCCTTAGTAGCTAAGTATCCAGATTTATATATTGCAAAATCCTCTCCTGTAGATGTTTTGATTAACAGAAGAGGGATATCAAAAGCTAGAGGTATGGAAATTCTTGCTGAAAATCAAGGTTGGGATATCAGTAGTACTGTAGCATTTGGTGATGGTTTTAATGACAAAGAAATGTTAGAGCATGCCAAGTACTCCTTCGCTATGGGAAATGCCCCAGAAGATTTGAAGCAGTATGCTAAAGCTGTGACAGATACGAATGATAATGACGGAATTTATAAAGCGATGCAGAGTTTAGGACTTTTTGATTAG